The Brachyhypopomus gauderio isolate BG-103 chromosome 1, BGAUD_0.2, whole genome shotgun sequence genome includes a window with the following:
- the btr01 gene encoding E3 ubiquitin-protein ligase TRIM39: protein MLMQPAMAVPVEYMSEEQFTCSICLDIFTNPVSTPCGHTFCHACLTSYWEGRTKPCQCPLCKESFRKRPDLHVNHVLKDITEQFKRMAGASGAVGGATPPPRSPPSPERKPRVAARPVVLPGGLLTEMKSRFHRVSSSENLLETTETPLSPPPSSPPPPYSAPQRRNCASATAVAGSAGPQCPVHGMILDMYCRSEQVCVCAGCVQHEHHGHMVVPASREMNIKKSQLGIVEAEVQGLIAAREKKIEEIQTSLADIQANAQQEVEVTLSMFRALVGAVEQAQAEMVEMVEVGRVTAELRSQALINELQLEIDDLTKRSSNLTLLARSNDHFNFFRTYPSLCSVPQMKTWEAVTLTPDATAGVVMRNVTQMVESLQEVLKGLSQTCLRSAMNSPGQQLQLLKVQEYAVDVTLDRDSAHPRLLISGDSKQVHCTDRYHDVPNLPERFDRVVCVLGHQGFRSGRHYWEVQVGEKTDWDLGVASHSINRKGKISVCPANGYWFLSLRDKHEYVFRTDPCTVISVNLKPQKIGIYLDYDRGQVSFYNADSNMHIFTYMDTFTDVLHPFFSPCTNKSGKNNAPLIICPMSGLLKHT, encoded by the exons ATGCTCATGCAACCCGCGATGGCAGTCCCCGTGGAATACATGTCAGAGGAGCAGTTCACTTGCTCCATATGCCTGGACATCTTCACCAACCCGGTGTCAACGCCGTGCGGACACACCTTCTGCCATGCGTGCCTCACATCGTACTGGGAAGGCCGGACCAAACCCTGCCAGTGCCCGCTCTGCAAGGAAAGCTTCCGCAAACGCCCCGACCTCCACGTCAACCATGTCCTCAAGGACATCACTGAGCAGTTCAAACGCATGGCTGGGGCTTCGGGGGCCGTGGGGGGCGCCACACCACCCCCACGCTCCCCCCCCAGCCCAGAGAGGAAGCCGCGGGTGGCAGCCCGACCCGTGGTGCTGCCTGGCGGACTGCTGACTGAGATGAAGAGTCGCTTCCATAGAGTGTCCTCCAGCGAGAACCTGTTGGAGACAACGGAGACGCCGTTGTCGCCCCCGCCGTCGTCACCCCCGCCGCCGTACAGCGCCCCCCAGCGGAGGAACTGCGCCAGCGCAACTGCCGTGGCAGGCTCGGCCGGTCCGCAGTGCCCCGTACACGGAATGATACTGGACATGTACTGCAggagtgagcaggtgtgtgtgtgtgctgggtgcgTGCAACACGAGCATCATGGACACATGGTGGTGCCAGCCTCGCGAGAGATGAACATTAAAAAG TCTCAGCTGGGGATTGTGGAAGCAGAGGTGCAGGGATTAATTGCAGCCAGAGAAAAGAAAATTGAGGAAATCCAAACTTCATTGGCCGATATTCAG GCAAACGCACAGCAGGAGGTGGAAGTAACCCTCAGCATGTTCCGGGCCCTGGTGGGGGCGGTGGAGCAGGCTCAGgcggagatggtggagatggtggaggtggggcgGGTCACCGCGGAGCTCCGCTCCCAGGCTCTCATCAACGAACTGCAGCTGGAGATCGATGACCTGACAAAGAGGAGCAGCAACCTCACCCTGCTTGCACGCTCCAACGACCACTTTAACTTCTTCCGG accTATCCATCCCTCTGTAGTGTTCCCCAAATGAAGACCTGGGAAGCAGTGACCTTGACCCCTGACGCCACAGCTGGAGTAGTCATGAGGAACGTCACTCAGATGGTCGAGAGCCTTCAGGAAGTTCTTAAAGGACTATCACAGACCT GTTTGCGCTCGGCCATGAACTCGCCCGGACAGCAACTAC AATTGCTGAAAGTACAAGAATATGCAG TGGACGTGACTCTGGATCGAGACTCCGCCCACCCACGGTTGCTGATCTCAGGGGACAGCAAGCAGGTGCACTGTACCGACCGTTACCATGATGTTCCCAACCTTCCTGAACGCTTTGATCGCGTAGTGTGTGTCCTGGGCCACCAGGGTTTCCGCTCGGGTCGCCACTACTGGGAGGTCCAGGTGGGCGAGAAAACGGACTGGGATTTGGGTGTGGCCAGTCATTCCATCAACCGGAAAGGGAAGATCTCCGTCTGCCCAGCCAATGGCTACTGGTTTCTGAGTTTACGCGACAAACATGAATATGTCTTTCGCACTGACCCATGTACAGTGATATCTGTGAACCTCAAACCTCAGAAGATTGGGATCTATCTTGACTATGACAGAGGCCAAGTGTCATTTTATAATGCTGACAGTAACATGCACATTTTCACATACATGGACACCTTTACCGATGTCTTGCATCCTTTCTTTAGCCCCTGCACTAACAAATCGGGCAAAAACAATGCCCCCCTCATCATATGTCCCATGAGCGGCCTATTGAAGCATACCTGA
- the adisspa gene encoding adipose-secreted signaling protein: protein MATSRKSSTSKGGGVRFPDDTGEDALSETSDDTQQDKVITAVAEPDGAYSVKAGFLRSQHKYEIVFSIPQIPTLGKDTCLSPALRSTPKPRLRATRIVPRPEGGVKVVCEYSAQQEGVVQEELTLVNRSRRDSSVKIRLQARVMDRHHGTPMLLEGVRSLGTEKEITSKANDRKKI from the exons ATGGCAACCAGCAGGAAAA GCTCCACATCAAAGGGCGGAGGAGTGCGTTTCCCTGACGACACCGGAGAGGATGCTCTCAGTGAGACCTCGGATGACACGCAGCAGGACAAGGTCATCACTGCTGTAGCAGAACCAGATGGAGCTTACAGTGTCAAG GCAGGATTCCTCCGAAGCCAGCATAAATACGAGATCGTCTTCTCTATCCCACAAATCCCCACTCTGGGGAAAGACACATGCCTCTCGCCAGCACTGCGGAGCACGCCCAAGCCCCGCCTACGTGCCACTCGCATCGTGCCCCGCCCTGAAG GTGGAGTGAAAGTAGTGTGTGAGTACAGTGCTCAGCAGGAAGGAGTGGTACAGGAGGAACTCACACTAGTCAACCGGAGCAGACGGGACAGTAGTGTTAAAATCCGACTGCAGGCCAGAGTGAtgg ACCGCCATCACGGGACCCCCATGTTACTGGAGGGGGTGCGTAGCTTGGGCACAGAGAAGGAGATCACCTCGAAAGCCAATGACCGAAAGAAGATCTGA
- the LOC143525850 gene encoding gamma-crystallin M2-like, with translation MGRSYECTGDCSDMNTYMSRCHSCRVESGCWMVYDHPNYMGNSYFMKRGEYADYMNMWGWGTGNYIRSCRMIPWYRGSHRMRIYDKENFMGQMMEMTDDCDSFMDRYHWSDGCHSCHVMDGHWLMYEHPNYRGRMWYFGPGEYRNFRNWGGMKFMSMRRIMESWY, from the exons ATGGGTCGCTCCTACGAGTGCACCGGTGATTGTTCTGACATGAACACTTACATGAGCCGCTGCCACTCCTGCAGGGTGGAGAGCGGCTGCTGGATGGTGTACGACCACCCCAACTACATGGGAAACAGCTACTTCATGAAGAGGGGGGAGTACGCCGACTACATGAACATGTGGGGATGGGGGACGGGCAACTACATCAGGTCTTGCCGCATGATCCCTTGG TACCGAGGATCCCACAGAATGAGGATCTATGACAAGGAGAACTTCATGGGTCAGATGATGGAGATGACGGATGACTGTGATTCCTTCATGGATCGCTACCACTGGTCTGACGGCTGCCACTCCTGTCACGTGATGGACGGCCACTGGCTCATGTACGAGCATCCCAACTACAGAGGCAGGATGTGGTACTTCGGTCCTGGAGAGTACAGGAACTTCAGGAACTGGGGCGGCATGAAGTTCATGAGCATGAGACGTATCATGGAATCCTGGTATTAA